A part of Paenibacillus sp. 481 genomic DNA contains:
- the pflA gene encoding pyruvate formate-lyase-activating protein, which translates to MSVQHSKLSGRIHSIETFGTVDGPGIRFILFMQGCALKCQYCHNRDTWSLTAGKEMSMAEVVAEMEPYLAYYRASGGGLTVSGGEPTLQAQFVQELFREVKTRWNMHTTLDTNGVNEAMRLESLFEVTDLILLDIKHINTEKHIHLTGVSNLRTLETARYLSERGKKMWIRHVVVPGINDDSEDLFQLGRFIGTLNGVEKVELLPYHQMGVYKWEQLGEVYPLAGVASPNAEQMVRAQQLIEQGRQAAEHMI; encoded by the coding sequence ATGTCAGTTCAACACAGTAAATTAAGCGGGCGCATTCATTCTATTGAAACGTTTGGCACGGTTGATGGGCCAGGCATTCGATTTATTTTGTTTATGCAAGGGTGTGCACTTAAATGCCAATATTGCCATAACCGCGACACGTGGAGCCTTACCGCAGGCAAAGAAATGTCGATGGCGGAAGTCGTTGCTGAAATGGAGCCTTACTTGGCATATTATCGCGCTTCTGGTGGAGGGTTGACCGTGTCCGGTGGTGAGCCCACACTGCAAGCTCAGTTTGTTCAAGAACTATTTCGTGAAGTTAAAACACGCTGGAATATGCATACGACATTAGATACAAACGGCGTAAATGAAGCAATGAGGCTTGAGTCTTTGTTTGAAGTGACCGATTTAATATTGTTAGATATTAAACATATAAATACCGAAAAACATATCCATTTGACAGGTGTGTCAAACTTGCGCACGCTCGAAACGGCGCGTTATTTGTCGGAACGCGGAAAGAAGATGTGGATCCGTCATGTTGTTGTTCCAGGCATTAATGACGATAGTGAAGATTTATTTCAGTTAGGGCGCTTTATTGGCACATTAAATGGGGTGGAAAAAGTGGAGCTGCTGCCTTATCATCAGATGGGGGTATATAAGTGGGAGCAATTGGGCGAAGTGTACCCACTGGCAGGTGTAGCGTCACCTAATGCTGAACAAATGGTACGTGCACAGCAGCTTATTGAGCAAGGACGACAGGCAGCGGAGCATATGATCTGA
- a CDS encoding ABC transporter substrate-binding protein — protein sequence MKKGLVMMLSLLFIATTALAGCGAKGGESTAGEQKPADQKVEKSNEPVELLLRHTQLGEPKKNRFAILQDVVKKTEQDVPGLKIKLDGVDSDVNRNEKLRGEMVNNQAPDIFDAFGSPDVGVYAKEGQVLDLTPILKDLGLENSFTSLTPWTHDGKIYGLPIGGSIEGYFYNKKYFAEKGLQAPKTIAELDALAAKIKADGKIPFAQSSKEAWVPLMTTNNLWAYTAGHEAAFGFAKGTAKWNDPKMVEAFKVHQDWVKKGYFKKGELGLDYAAMRNQMSTGEAVMMFDGSWATSVFNDKAQAGDAHGNIGFFLMPPFTAGEGYSIMQDSNNGYAFSAKVAEDPRKLEAVKTFIKNLYNEETQLRGLKEDGVLPSMKIEQAKLDAAADTDLMKQILGTLKDVKYTWPAFDALIQADVTTDLRNGIQKIIGGEVEPQAMLDQLQKAQEEANKAQ from the coding sequence ATGAAGAAAGGTTTGGTCATGATGTTGTCGCTTCTCTTTATCGCTACCACAGCACTTGCTGGTTGTGGCGCTAAAGGCGGCGAATCAACTGCAGGCGAGCAAAAGCCAGCAGATCAAAAAGTAGAGAAAAGTAACGAGCCAGTTGAGTTATTGCTTCGCCACACTCAATTAGGTGAGCCTAAGAAAAATCGTTTTGCAATCTTGCAGGACGTCGTAAAGAAAACAGAACAAGATGTTCCTGGCTTGAAAATCAAGCTTGACGGTGTTGATTCCGACGTTAACCGTAACGAAAAGCTGCGCGGCGAGATGGTAAACAACCAAGCGCCTGACATTTTCGATGCATTCGGTAGCCCGGACGTAGGTGTTTATGCGAAAGAAGGTCAAGTGCTCGATTTGACTCCAATCTTGAAAGATTTGGGCTTGGAGAATTCCTTTACTTCGTTGACACCTTGGACACATGATGGCAAGATTTACGGTTTGCCAATCGGTGGTTCCATCGAAGGTTACTTCTACAACAAGAAGTACTTCGCGGAAAAAGGCTTGCAAGCTCCGAAGACGATTGCTGAGTTAGACGCACTCGCGGCAAAAATCAAAGCTGACGGTAAAATTCCGTTTGCACAATCGTCCAAAGAAGCTTGGGTACCTTTGATGACAACGAACAACCTGTGGGCGTACACAGCAGGTCATGAAGCTGCATTTGGCTTTGCTAAAGGCACAGCGAAATGGAACGACCCTAAAATGGTTGAAGCATTCAAAGTTCACCAAGATTGGGTGAAAAAAGGCTACTTCAAAAAAGGCGAGCTCGGCTTGGACTATGCTGCAATGCGTAACCAAATGTCGACTGGCGAAGCAGTAATGATGTTTGACGGTTCTTGGGCAACTTCCGTATTTAACGATAAGGCTCAAGCAGGTGATGCACACGGTAACATCGGATTTTTCTTGATGCCTCCATTCACAGCTGGAGAAGGGTATAGCATCATGCAAGATTCCAACAACGGCTATGCGTTCTCTGCAAAAGTAGCAGAAGATCCACGTAAGCTTGAAGCAGTAAAAACATTTATTAAGAACTTGTACAATGAAGAAACACAACTTCGTGGCTTGAAAGAAGATGGCGTATTGCCTTCGATGAAGATTGAGCAAGCGAAGCTTGATGCAGCAGCAGACACTGATTTGATGAAACAAATCTTAGGAACGTTGAAAGATGTTAAGTATACATGGCCAGCATTTGATGCACTTATCCAAGCGGATGTAACGACTGATTTGCGTAACGGCATTCAGAAGATCATCGGTGGCGAAGTTGAGCCTCAAGCTATGCTCGACCAATTGCAAAAAGCACAAGAAGAAGCGAACAAAGCTCAGTAA
- a CDS encoding carbohydrate ABC transporter permease has translation MNKTIRQPVVYALFLLPVLILFIAFFIYPVLNSLYYSFTSWNGISKNVKFIGLDNYAKAMSDPEFWNSVKNNGFFIMFSCFIQVPLIIFFSLLISNVKRLRGLYKTAVFMPSVMSTAVIGILWGFIYEPDFGLLNNLLGAFGIEKIYWLSDKKWAMLSILITNAWQWTGFYIVMVLAAILSIPKDLDEAAMIDGATGIQRAFSITIPLIMPIISVVTMLSIAGAMKAADIILVMTKGGPAGSTNVMATYMLENSIRSFKYGFGNSIAVLIFVFTLIITALYQVLVARRAEGVEY, from the coding sequence ATGAATAAAACGATAAGACAGCCTGTAGTTTATGCGTTATTTTTACTACCAGTGCTCATACTGTTTATTGCCTTTTTCATTTATCCCGTACTGAACTCGTTGTATTACAGCTTTACGAGTTGGAACGGAATTTCCAAAAACGTAAAATTTATCGGTTTAGACAACTACGCCAAAGCGATGAGTGACCCGGAGTTTTGGAATTCGGTTAAGAACAATGGATTCTTCATTATGTTCTCATGCTTTATCCAAGTTCCATTAATTATTTTCTTCTCCTTGCTCATCTCCAATGTCAAGCGTTTGAGAGGTTTGTACAAGACAGCGGTATTTATGCCGTCTGTTATGTCTACTGCGGTAATCGGTATTTTGTGGGGCTTTATTTATGAGCCGGATTTCGGTTTATTGAACAATTTATTAGGAGCTTTCGGTATCGAAAAAATTTACTGGCTGTCGGATAAGAAATGGGCCATGTTGTCCATTTTGATCACGAACGCTTGGCAGTGGACTGGCTTCTATATTGTCATGGTGTTAGCTGCAATCTTGTCTATTCCAAAAGATTTGGACGAAGCGGCGATGATTGACGGCGCTACAGGCATTCAGCGTGCGTTCAGCATTACGATTCCATTAATTATGCCTATTATTTCGGTCGTTACGATGCTCTCCATTGCGGGAGCGATGAAAGCAGCCGATATTATCCTCGTTATGACTAAAGGTGGACCAGCAGGTTCGACCAACGTAATGGCAACTTACATGCTTGAAAATTCAATTAGAAGCTTTAAATACGGCTTCGGTAACAGTATCGCCGTACTCATCTTTGTATTTACGTTAATTATTACTGCACTGTACCAGGTTCTGGTTGCACGTCGTGCCGAAGGGGTTGAATACTGA
- a CDS encoding carbohydrate ABC transporter permease, with protein MNSLKKSTPHFFLMGYLLIILYPFLFVLFSSVKADNGAIASNPFGFPTEFVWSNYVEAWVNANISTYFTNSFIIATAGSITTIIIASMAAFAITRMRFRKLSPIVFQFILLGLLIPSNALILPIYGLVRDLNILDTHWALFIPYVAGAIPFSVIILAAFMKQLPTELEEAAVIDGLNAPGIFIRIMLPLTVPAMVTVFIVNFLGNWNEFLLANYFISSDELKTLPVGMVGFRDSYNTNYAQMSAGIVYSVVPVMVIYAILQEKIIEGLTAGSVKG; from the coding sequence ATGAATTCATTGAAGAAAAGCACACCTCACTTCTTTTTAATGGGCTATCTTCTCATCATCTTGTATCCATTCTTGTTCGTCCTGTTCTCATCTGTAAAGGCGGACAACGGTGCGATTGCGAGCAATCCGTTCGGATTCCCTACGGAATTCGTATGGAGTAACTATGTGGAAGCTTGGGTCAACGCGAATATTAGCACTTACTTTACGAACAGCTTTATTATTGCAACAGCAGGCTCGATTACAACGATTATTATTGCATCGATGGCCGCTTTTGCGATTACGCGGATGCGTTTCCGTAAATTGAGTCCAATCGTATTTCAATTTATTTTGCTTGGTTTGCTCATTCCGAGCAACGCGCTCATTTTGCCGATTTACGGTTTAGTGCGCGATCTGAACATTTTAGATACTCACTGGGCGTTGTTTATTCCGTACGTTGCAGGTGCCATTCCATTCTCGGTTATTATTTTAGCTGCATTTATGAAGCAATTGCCGACAGAGCTGGAAGAAGCAGCTGTTATTGACGGGCTGAATGCTCCAGGAATATTTATACGGATTATGCTGCCACTGACAGTTCCGGCGATGGTTACGGTGTTTATCGTCAACTTCTTAGGTAACTGGAACGAGTTCTTGTTGGCGAACTACTTTATTTCTTCGGACGAGCTGAAGACATTGCCGGTAGGTATGGTCGGATTCCGCGACTCCTATAACACCAACTATGCGCAAATGTCCGCTGGTATCGTGTATAGCGTCGTTCCGGTTATGGTCATTTACGCTATCCTGCAAGAAAAAATTATCGAAGGATTGACGGCAGGAAGCGTCAAAGGCTAA
- a CDS encoding sensor histidine kinase — protein MNLRYKLFAGFVALIIIPLFLLGSITFFITFNLLEQKYSQQAEFSLRAIALNIEHVFNEIDNITDNGIGSNLFQVALSSPEPTSQDFTNMEDLNSSTKKIDPLETMFPPLEQKKSTVLTGSDYILHNEKQQNFRRLLFNHRSISFAYLYNFKKDAQSEYVSIFSKENFSPMPFKQFKEHHIYEEIVASKGKSKWLGPNEYPEITGNDQVFTQLRVVKNLNTMKNIGMSVIQIKNWDIEDIFDSFRSADPSGQHRFFLLNNNGQVLFDTYKQATGHNVKNYLDQPLVFKDGFHSFKGNFAGDESVVSMHKLDEFGWHLVSVRSWNSLSREMMVFIQWISVIMLLCILGAFLYNLLFMNRITRNITRIVRFMRRVEEGDLHARVVEEGNDELRLLSKGFNSLIDRVNGLLNQVKLEQEQKNKAEMRVLQAQIKPHFLFNTLESINVLAIQNEGRKVSQMVLRLGNILRISIQDKEEVTVRQELDYLRSYLEIQKFRFEELFNFEIDVPEEIMHCKIIKLTLQPLVENSIQHGFNGITHTGWIRISAHEDEERIFVTVEDNGLGMSNEQLKRFQYMLSDDQHSLVPLADEAYNTERRGLGVRSVADRIRIQYGSRYGLFICSAQNEGTIIQCTIPKYEQGEMYEREGASH, from the coding sequence ATGAATTTACGTTATAAATTGTTTGCGGGATTCGTGGCACTCATCATTATCCCTTTGTTTTTATTAGGTTCGATTACTTTTTTCATTACCTTCAATCTATTAGAACAAAAATATAGTCAGCAAGCAGAGTTTTCATTGCGTGCCATCGCACTCAATATCGAACACGTCTTCAATGAAATCGACAATATCACCGATAATGGAATTGGAAGCAACTTGTTTCAAGTTGCGCTAAGCTCGCCAGAGCCGACGAGCCAAGACTTCACCAACATGGAAGACTTGAATAGTAGTACGAAAAAAATAGATCCATTAGAAACGATGTTTCCCCCTCTCGAGCAAAAAAAATCGACTGTGTTGACAGGTTCAGATTATATTTTGCATAACGAGAAGCAACAAAATTTTAGAAGGTTGCTATTTAACCATCGTTCAATTAGCTTTGCCTATTTATACAACTTTAAAAAAGATGCACAATCCGAGTATGTTTCCATTTTTTCAAAAGAAAATTTCTCACCGATGCCGTTTAAGCAATTTAAGGAGCATCATATCTATGAAGAGATCGTTGCTTCAAAAGGAAAGTCCAAATGGCTCGGCCCAAATGAATATCCCGAAATAACAGGGAATGACCAAGTATTTACGCAACTTCGCGTTGTGAAAAACTTAAATACAATGAAAAATATCGGGATGTCTGTGATTCAAATTAAAAACTGGGATATTGAAGATATATTCGATAGTTTTCGTTCGGCTGACCCGAGCGGACAACATCGTTTTTTCTTGCTGAACAATAACGGACAAGTGTTGTTTGATACGTACAAGCAAGCGACTGGGCATAACGTGAAGAACTATCTGGATCAGCCGCTCGTATTTAAAGATGGTTTCCATAGTTTCAAAGGGAATTTCGCTGGCGATGAAAGTGTCGTGTCCATGCATAAGTTGGATGAATTCGGCTGGCACCTTGTGTCGGTGCGCTCTTGGAATTCACTTTCCAGAGAGATGATGGTGTTTATCCAGTGGATATCGGTCATTATGCTGCTTTGTATTTTAGGGGCATTTTTGTACAATTTGCTGTTTATGAACCGTATTACGCGTAACATTACTCGTATCGTTCGCTTTATGCGTCGGGTTGAAGAAGGCGATTTGCATGCTCGTGTTGTTGAGGAAGGAAATGATGAGCTGCGATTGCTGTCCAAAGGATTTAACAGCCTAATCGACCGCGTTAATGGCTTACTTAATCAAGTGAAACTTGAGCAAGAACAGAAGAACAAAGCCGAAATGCGCGTGTTGCAGGCTCAAATTAAACCTCACTTTTTGTTCAATACCTTAGAATCGATTAACGTATTGGCGATCCAGAATGAGGGGCGTAAAGTGAGTCAAATGGTTCTTCGACTAGGCAACATTTTGCGAATTAGTATTCAAGATAAAGAGGAAGTTACGGTTCGCCAAGAGCTGGACTACTTGCGCAGCTATTTAGAAATACAGAAGTTCCGTTTCGAGGAGCTATTTAATTTTGAAATTGATGTTCCGGAAGAGATCATGCATTGCAAAATTATTAAGCTAACGCTGCAACCGTTAGTGGAAAACAGCATTCAGCACGGTTTTAACGGAATTACACATACAGGCTGGATTCGTATTTCAGCTCACGAAGATGAGGAACGAATTTTTGTAACAGTAGAGGATAACGGGCTAGGAATGTCGAACGAACAATTGAAAAGATTTCAATATATGCTATCAGATGATCAGCATAGTTTAGTACCGTTGGCAGATGAGGCGTACAATACGGAGCGGCGTGGGTTAGGGGTGCGCAGTGTTGCGGATCGAATCCGAATCCAGTACGGTTCCAGATATGGCTTGTTCATCTGTTCAGCACAAAATGAAGGCACTATTATTCAGTGCACTATTCCGAAATACGAGCAGGGTGAAATGTATGAACGTGAAGGCGCTTCTCATTGA